A section of the Mycobacterium sp. 3519A genome encodes:
- a CDS encoding acyl-CoA dehydrogenase, translating into MSATIIDLQFAARDLVRSWASSSAAVETARAVERGDADAWRTPYQGLADLGTFGVALPEEFGGADGTAEDLCAMVDEAAAAMVPGPVATTALATLVLGEPHAKLLEALASGERTAGVALSADLRYDADQVTGTAEYVLGADAAGVLILPAGDRWLLVDASAAGVTIEPVKATDFSRPLARAVLESAAADVLDVDAQRVTDLAATVLAAEAAGVARWTLQTATEYAKVREQFGKPIGSFQAIKHMCAEMLLRSEQISVAARDAAAAVANSDGSQLSIAAAVAAATAIEAAKANAKDCIQVLGGIGITFEHDAHLYLRRAYGISQFLGGLSRWLRRVAALTGDGVRRDLHIDLESVADLQPEIASTVAQIAALPAEKRQAALAESGLLAPHWPRPYGREASPAEQLLIDQEMAKAGVVRPDLVIGWWAAPTILEHGSPEQIGRFVPPTLTGELFWCQLFSEPGAGSDLASLRMKAVRADGGWKLTGQKVWTSRADWAQFGVCLARTDPEAPKHKGITYFIIDMKSPGIEIRPLREITGDNLFNEVFFDDVFVPDEMVVGQVNDGWRLARTTLANERVAMAHGTALGNPMEELLRTVGELDVDPAVADQLGELIRSAQVGSLLDQRIAQLILGGQDPGPQASARKLIGVRYRQALSEFRMDISQGAGIVENKEVHDFLNTRCLTIAGGTEQILLTMAGERLLGLPR; encoded by the coding sequence GTGTCGGCCACGATCATCGACTTGCAGTTTGCCGCGCGCGATCTGGTCCGTAGCTGGGCGTCCAGCTCGGCCGCTGTGGAGACCGCGCGTGCGGTCGAGCGTGGTGACGCTGACGCGTGGCGCACCCCCTACCAGGGCCTTGCCGACCTGGGCACGTTCGGCGTCGCACTGCCCGAGGAGTTCGGCGGTGCGGACGGCACGGCCGAGGACCTGTGCGCGATGGTCGACGAGGCCGCCGCCGCGATGGTGCCCGGCCCGGTCGCCACCACCGCGCTGGCCACGCTGGTGCTCGGCGAACCGCACGCCAAGCTGCTCGAGGCGCTCGCGTCGGGGGAGCGGACCGCAGGCGTCGCTCTGTCGGCCGATCTGCGCTACGACGCCGATCAGGTCACCGGCACCGCGGAGTACGTACTGGGCGCTGACGCGGCCGGGGTGCTGATCCTTCCCGCGGGGGACAGGTGGCTGCTCGTCGACGCGAGCGCGGCTGGCGTGACGATCGAACCGGTGAAGGCCACGGACTTCTCCCGCCCGCTGGCGCGGGCGGTGCTGGAGTCGGCGGCCGCGGACGTGTTGGACGTCGACGCGCAGCGGGTGACGGATCTGGCCGCGACGGTGCTGGCCGCCGAGGCCGCGGGGGTGGCCCGCTGGACGCTGCAGACTGCCACCGAGTACGCGAAGGTGCGCGAGCAGTTCGGTAAGCCGATCGGCAGCTTCCAGGCGATCAAGCACATGTGCGCGGAGATGCTGCTGCGCTCCGAACAGATTTCGGTGGCCGCCAGGGACGCCGCGGCCGCGGTCGCGAATTCCGATGGCAGCCAACTGTCGATCGCTGCCGCTGTGGCGGCGGCCACCGCGATCGAGGCGGCCAAAGCGAACGCCAAGGACTGCATCCAGGTGCTCGGTGGTATCGGGATCACCTTCGAACACGACGCGCATCTGTATCTTCGTCGCGCGTACGGGATTTCGCAGTTCCTCGGCGGATTGTCGCGTTGGTTACGGCGGGTGGCCGCGTTGACCGGCGACGGGGTGCGCCGCGACCTGCACATCGATCTGGAATCGGTGGCCGACCTGCAGCCTGAAATCGCTTCGACGGTAGCCCAAATCGCGGCGCTGCCCGCCGAGAAGCGGCAGGCGGCGCTTGCGGAGTCCGGGCTTCTCGCGCCGCACTGGCCGCGACCGTACGGCCGCGAAGCGAGCCCCGCCGAGCAGCTGCTGATCGACCAGGAAATGGCGAAAGCCGGTGTGGTGCGGCCGGATCTGGTGATCGGGTGGTGGGCCGCGCCGACGATCCTCGAACACGGCAGCCCAGAGCAGATCGGGCGGTTCGTACCGCCGACGCTGACCGGTGAGCTGTTCTGGTGTCAGCTGTTCAGCGAGCCAGGTGCCGGCTCGGATCTGGCGTCGCTGAGGATGAAAGCGGTTCGCGCCGACGGGGGCTGGAAGCTCACCGGGCAGAAGGTGTGGACGTCGCGAGCGGACTGGGCGCAGTTCGGTGTGTGCTTGGCGCGCACCGATCCGGAGGCGCCGAAGCACAAGGGCATCACGTACTTCATCATCGACATGAAATCGCCGGGCATCGAGATCCGTCCGCTGCGCGAGATCACCGGTGACAATCTGTTCAACGAGGTCTTCTTCGACGACGTGTTCGTGCCCGACGAGATGGTCGTCGGGCAGGTCAATGACGGTTGGCGGTTGGCGCGCACCACCCTGGCCAACGAGCGTGTCGCGATGGCGCACGGCACCGCACTGGGCAACCCGATGGAGGAGTTGCTCCGCACCGTCGGCGAACTCGACGTCGATCCCGCGGTCGCCGACCAACTCGGAGAACTCATTCGCTCCGCGCAGGTGGGGTCGCTGCTCGATCAGCGGATCGCGCAGTTGATCCTCGGCGGCCAGGATCCGGGCCCACAGGCCAGCGCGCGCAAGCTGATTGGCGTCCGGTACCGCCAGGCGCTCTCGGAGTTCCGGATGGACATCTCGCAAGGCGCCGGCATCGTCGAGAACAAGGAAGTACACGACTTCCTCAACACCCGCTGCCTGACCATCGCGGGCGGTACCGAGCAGATCCTGCTCACGATGGCAGGCGAGCGCCTGCTGGGCCTGCCGCGCTGA
- a CDS encoding nuclear transport factor 2 family protein, whose protein sequence is MTAASTASTAEFVEFFAVGWKLGAGDADGFFRHFGPRMHPDTELIQPIAPPARGPNALRELFGPLFKAVPDLTGELNRSGETADGVFIELTLRGHLGGKPVEWTVIDRIILQDNLIRERRSYFDPMPLLKAVALRPRAALPLLLSLFRNRR, encoded by the coding sequence GTGACCGCCGCTTCCACGGCTTCCACCGCCGAGTTCGTCGAATTCTTCGCCGTGGGTTGGAAACTCGGTGCCGGCGACGCCGACGGTTTCTTCCGGCACTTCGGACCGCGCATGCACCCCGACACCGAACTGATTCAACCCATCGCACCACCCGCGCGAGGGCCAAACGCGTTGCGGGAACTGTTCGGACCGCTGTTCAAGGCAGTGCCTGACCTGACCGGCGAGCTGAACCGATCGGGCGAGACCGCCGACGGCGTGTTCATCGAGCTGACCTTGCGCGGCCATCTGGGTGGCAAGCCCGTCGAGTGGACCGTTATTGACCGAATCATCCTGCAGGACAACCTGATTCGCGAGCGGCGGTCGTACTTCGACCCAATGCCGCTCCTGAAGGCGGTAGCTCTGCGCCCGCGCGCCGCGCTGCCGCTGCTGCTCAGCCTCTTCCGGAACCGGCGCTAG
- a CDS encoding nuclear transport factor 2 family protein, whose protein sequence is MRDLFHRYADVWGSHDPDAIIALHTDDTRFHAHIGQEPAHGKAAVRQAFADLLAQFPDLGFEQVSLITGSDFWVVEWMMTGTLAATGAQFEVDVIDLITVENGRVRTKDSYLDAVSMQAQLGLAVAQ, encoded by the coding sequence ATGCGCGATCTGTTCCACCGCTACGCCGACGTCTGGGGCAGCCACGATCCCGACGCAATCATTGCCCTGCACACCGACGACACCCGCTTTCACGCTCACATCGGCCAAGAACCTGCACACGGCAAGGCAGCGGTTCGTCAAGCGTTCGCCGACCTCTTGGCCCAGTTCCCCGATCTCGGCTTCGAACAGGTCTCGCTCATCACCGGCAGCGACTTCTGGGTGGTGGAGTGGATGATGACCGGCACTCTCGCGGCGACGGGTGCGCAGTTCGAGGTCGACGTGATCGACCTGATCACGGTCGAAAACGGCCGCGTCAGAACAAAAGACAGCTATCTAGACGCGGTTTCGATGCAGGCGCAGCTCGGCCTGGCGGTCGCGCAGTGA
- a CDS encoding MmgE/PrpD family protein, with translation MTDKHIVDELAQWVTEAAAVDIDADSMWLLKRNVLDSIACAIGALDGELIGPIRAHAEKFSSRPTATFIGGGRASVDQAAFFNAVLVRYPDLLDTFLTPGGLCHPADNFGAIFAMAEHVDASGLDFLLALAVAYEIQCRFSAQVPVMARGLNHALQLAMSSSAGSAKLLGLDAARTASTIAASTVDNVSLAAVHAEPVSNWKGISPAMTGMRAVYTTLLAARGITGPRALFDGPNGLELLFDQGIDMRTADRSLTAVRQTYLKQYCSLIHGQAIIDATLAIRNEYRLNGRDVASATLEVFQGAFDFAGGGSYGDKEHPSTKEQADYNLKYLTAVALLDGQVGPEQIETERVNRGDVQDLLSRVDVKPAPDLTAAYPGRTAARVHVETHDGRTLSREQSDFEGSPTQPMSWDRVVEKFDWLAEPFADHALRDDIVTAVNNLERIPISELAGLLSAVSPTARSRRTRGRM, from the coding sequence ATGACAGACAAGCACATTGTGGATGAGCTGGCCCAGTGGGTGACTGAGGCGGCTGCGGTGGACATCGACGCCGATTCCATGTGGCTACTCAAGCGCAACGTGCTCGACAGCATCGCTTGCGCGATCGGTGCACTCGATGGAGAACTGATCGGTCCGATCCGCGCGCACGCCGAGAAGTTCAGTTCCCGCCCCACCGCGACCTTCATCGGAGGCGGGCGAGCATCGGTCGATCAGGCGGCATTCTTCAACGCCGTGCTGGTGCGCTATCCCGACCTGTTGGACACATTCCTGACACCAGGCGGCCTCTGCCATCCGGCGGACAATTTCGGTGCAATCTTCGCGATGGCCGAGCACGTTGACGCCAGTGGTCTGGATTTTCTGCTCGCCCTTGCGGTGGCCTATGAGATCCAGTGCCGGTTCAGCGCTCAGGTCCCCGTCATGGCCCGCGGGCTGAATCACGCTCTGCAACTGGCGATGTCGTCATCCGCTGGGTCGGCAAAGCTCCTCGGTCTTGACGCCGCCCGCACCGCGTCGACCATCGCCGCCTCAACAGTCGACAACGTGTCGCTGGCCGCAGTGCACGCCGAACCGGTTTCGAACTGGAAGGGCATCTCGCCGGCGATGACCGGCATGCGAGCGGTGTACACAACACTACTGGCTGCTCGCGGAATCACCGGTCCCCGTGCGCTTTTCGACGGCCCGAACGGGCTCGAGTTGCTCTTCGACCAAGGTATCGACATGCGCACCGCCGATCGATCCTTGACAGCGGTGAGGCAGACCTACCTCAAGCAGTACTGCTCACTGATTCACGGCCAGGCCATCATCGATGCGACGCTGGCGATTCGCAACGAGTACCGACTCAACGGCCGCGATGTCGCCTCGGCGACACTCGAGGTGTTCCAGGGCGCTTTCGATTTCGCGGGTGGCGGCAGCTACGGCGATAAGGAGCATCCGTCGACCAAGGAGCAGGCCGACTACAACCTGAAATATCTGACCGCCGTCGCACTGCTCGATGGACAGGTCGGACCCGAACAAATCGAAACCGAGCGCGTCAACCGTGGCGACGTGCAGGACCTGCTGTCTCGTGTTGACGTCAAGCCCGCACCGGATCTCACCGCGGCCTATCCCGGACGGACCGCTGCCCGCGTGCACGTCGAGACGCACGATGGGCGGACACTGTCACGCGAGCAATCGGACTTCGAAGGTTCGCCGACTCAACCGATGTCCTGGGACCGGGTGGTCGAGAAGTTCGACTGGCTGGCCGAGCCGTTCGCTGACCACGCGTTGCGAGACGACATCGTCACGGCCGTCAACAACCTCGAACGCATACCGATCTCGGAACTTGCCGGCCTGCTCTCCGCGGTGAGCCCGACGGCCAGGAGTCGGCGCACCAGGGGGCGAATGTAA
- a CDS encoding LysR family transcriptional regulator, producing the protein MELRQLRYFVAVAEELHYGRAAERLHISGPALSQQIIALERELGAELFVRDRRSVALTDAGRSLLDDARRMLALAEDARQRLRRTATEATPLRMGYVSWLPDDITALLAPTAPVRVDEWVLPSHAQADRVAEGSLDLAIAWVDRIEAETRGLAVHLVRAEPLHAVRPGSAMQVPAARVTVLTDPGGPTWSSWNRFIQQFAVDTGARAIPVEDGGITGDAFYAHVRRLRVPVLESPKRHTSTMPPRLGQCEVTDPVPLWTWSLLHRAHDDRPAIAHVVESVIAFAESRNWRIAPAGDWWVPAGDPHRTTLGP; encoded by the coding sequence ATGGAACTGCGGCAGCTGCGCTACTTCGTCGCCGTCGCCGAGGAATTGCACTACGGCAGAGCCGCGGAACGGCTGCACATCTCAGGTCCCGCGTTGTCGCAGCAGATAATCGCGCTGGAACGCGAGCTCGGGGCCGAGTTGTTCGTCCGCGATCGTCGCAGCGTTGCGCTGACCGATGCGGGACGGTCCCTGCTCGACGATGCGCGCAGAATGCTCGCGCTGGCCGAGGACGCCCGTCAACGCCTGCGTCGCACAGCAACCGAGGCGACACCGCTTCGGATGGGTTACGTCAGTTGGTTACCCGACGACATCACTGCTCTGCTGGCACCGACGGCCCCGGTGCGAGTCGATGAGTGGGTGCTGCCCTCGCATGCCCAGGCCGACCGTGTCGCCGAAGGCAGCCTCGATCTCGCGATTGCATGGGTCGATCGGATTGAAGCCGAAACACGCGGGCTTGCAGTTCATCTCGTCCGAGCAGAGCCTCTACACGCGGTACGACCCGGTTCGGCGATGCAAGTGCCTGCTGCGCGCGTCACCGTGCTGACCGATCCAGGCGGCCCGACTTGGTCGTCGTGGAACCGCTTCATCCAGCAATTCGCCGTCGACACGGGCGCGCGCGCCATACCCGTCGAGGATGGCGGCATCACCGGTGACGCGTTCTACGCGCATGTGCGACGACTTCGGGTGCCTGTGCTCGAGTCGCCGAAACGGCACACGTCGACAATGCCGCCGCGGCTGGGGCAGTGCGAGGTGACCGATCCGGTTCCGCTGTGGACGTGGTCGCTGCTGCACCGGGCACACGACGACCGCCCGGCTATCGCGCACGTCGTCGAGTCCGTGATCGCGTTCGCTGAAAGCCGAAACTGGCGCATCGCCCCGGCAGGTGACTGGTGGGTGCCGGCGGGCGACCCGCACCGCACCACCCTCGGTCCGTAG
- a CDS encoding carboxymuconolactone decarboxylase family protein, translating into MRLPAIPPDRLSDEQRLLYDDMAAVIEANFGELIARRRDGALIGPFNGWLHFPSFGRHAWAFNRSLWEHSVLPADIHQLVILVTAAKFGAHFEMHGHEYFARRAGLSEHTIATVAAGERPGTLRRAEAVAYDMAAALNRGGLLPETTYRAVVSEFGEGGAAEIVFLVGCFSMVAVTLNAFDESVWH; encoded by the coding sequence ATGCGTTTGCCAGCCATTCCACCCGACCGTCTCAGCGATGAGCAGCGCCTGCTCTACGACGACATGGCCGCTGTAATCGAGGCGAACTTCGGTGAGCTGATCGCGCGACGCCGAGACGGCGCGCTGATCGGTCCCTTCAATGGTTGGCTACATTTTCCGTCGTTTGGACGGCATGCGTGGGCGTTCAACAGATCGTTGTGGGAGCACTCCGTGCTACCTGCAGATATCCATCAGTTGGTCATTCTCGTGACGGCCGCGAAGTTCGGTGCCCATTTCGAGATGCACGGACACGAGTACTTCGCGCGGCGGGCCGGACTGTCCGAGCACACAATCGCAACGGTTGCTGCCGGCGAGCGGCCCGGTACCTTGAGGCGCGCTGAAGCGGTCGCATATGACATGGCAGCGGCTCTCAATCGAGGCGGGTTGTTGCCGGAGACCACATACCGTGCGGTGGTCTCTGAGTTCGGTGAGGGGGGCGCCGCCGAAATCGTGTTCCTCGTCGGATGTTTCTCGATGGTGGCGGTCACGCTGAACGCGTTCGACGAATCGGTCTGGCATTGA
- a CDS encoding ferredoxin--NADP reductase, with amino-acid sequence MTDEPLGSHVLELQVAEVVEETSDARSLVFVVPDGADIPADRLRYSPGQFLTLRVPSERTGSVARCYSLCSSPFTGDPMTVTVKRTSDGYASNWLCDNAHAGMKIHVLAPSGTFVPKTLDQDFLLLAAGSGITPMLAICKSALAEGSGKVLLIYANEDENSVIFAGALRELSAKYPDRLTVVHWLVSVQGLPNAAALAALAGPYIGRDAYICGPGPFMAAAEEALKNSGAPADTIHIEVFKSLESDPFAAVVIEEDDSDEGPATAIVTLDGERHEVRWPRNAKLLDVLLDKGLDAPFSCREGHCGACAVLKKSGEVEMEVNDVLEQQDLDEGLILGCQARPRSDSVEVTYDE; translated from the coding sequence GTGACTGACGAGCCGCTCGGTAGCCACGTGCTCGAGCTGCAAGTCGCCGAGGTCGTCGAGGAGACTTCCGACGCGCGATCGCTGGTGTTCGTGGTGCCCGACGGAGCCGACATTCCGGCGGACCGGCTCCGCTATTCACCGGGACAATTCCTGACGTTGCGGGTGCCGAGCGAGCGCACCGGATCGGTGGCGCGCTGCTACTCGCTGTGCAGTTCGCCGTTCACCGGCGACCCGATGACGGTCACGGTCAAGCGCACCTCCGACGGATACGCGTCGAACTGGCTCTGCGACAACGCACATGCCGGGATGAAGATCCACGTGCTGGCACCGTCGGGCACGTTCGTGCCGAAAACACTCGACCAGGACTTCCTGTTGTTGGCTGCAGGCAGCGGCATCACCCCGATGCTGGCGATCTGCAAGTCCGCCCTCGCCGAGGGCAGCGGCAAGGTGCTGCTGATCTACGCCAACGAGGACGAGAACTCGGTGATCTTCGCGGGCGCGCTGCGTGAGCTGTCGGCGAAGTATCCCGACCGGCTCACGGTCGTGCACTGGTTGGTGTCGGTGCAGGGCTTGCCGAACGCGGCGGCGCTGGCCGCGTTGGCGGGTCCGTATATCGGCCGCGACGCCTACATCTGCGGGCCGGGCCCGTTCATGGCCGCTGCCGAAGAAGCGCTGAAGAACTCCGGAGCGCCCGCCGACACCATCCACATCGAGGTGTTCAAGTCGTTGGAGTCCGATCCGTTCGCAGCTGTTGTGATCGAGGAGGACGACAGCGACGAGGGCCCCGCGACCGCGATCGTCACGCTCGACGGGGAACGGCACGAGGTGCGGTGGCCGCGCAACGCCAAGCTGCTCGACGTGCTGTTGGACAAGGGTCTCGATGCGCCGTTCTCCTGTCGTGAGGGCCACTGCGGCGCGTGCGCGGTGCTGAAGAAGAGCGGCGAGGTCGAGATGGAAGTCAACGACGTGCTCGAGCAACAGGATCTGGACGAGGGGTTGATCCTGGGCTGCCAGGCCCGTCCGCGGTCGGATTCCGTCGAAGTCACCTACGACGAGTAG